One part of the Thermodesulfobacterium commune DSM 2178 genome encodes these proteins:
- a CDS encoding two-component system sensor histidine kinase NtrB: MFLGISLLAGVFFIFAAVSNYQNIRKTLDTGLKLQAIGVEITLKSLIKNFGLDLIKKEKNFFAELLLGEEWEVVAYVAIYDTEGKILLHSNPELIGTKIQDRVSFNVTFPRSFYQTTLTEEKLFVYENLLKTEKQQAVLRVALHIFPVEEILGYAKKHVYLEFFLGLGFFGLGVIGFWFFKRSERLIQRIEDLERWKFISQVLAHEMKNPLASIKGFTQLILKKTPEEKTQKALNLILKETLRMEKLLQTLNSYTHPQKPNFSSFDLYSFLTEVIETFKLLYPEADLRVTLEGKNFMVVSDQDKLKEILINLLENAWQASQEAGNLRVDLGLISEKTFYIIYIKDFGKGIPQELIPKIWEPFFTTKAKGMGLGLTIVKNLCEELNCRIELKSEPSSGTEVWIKIPR; this comes from the coding sequence TCCGTAAGACTTTAGATACAGGGTTAAAACTTCAGGCCATAGGGGTAGAAATTACCCTTAAAAGTCTGATCAAAAACTTTGGGTTAGACCTGATAAAAAAAGAAAAAAACTTTTTTGCCGAGCTTCTCTTAGGAGAAGAGTGGGAGGTAGTAGCTTATGTAGCGATCTATGATACAGAGGGTAAAATATTACTTCATTCTAACCCAGAGCTTATAGGGACAAAGATTCAAGATAGGGTTTCCTTTAATGTTACCTTTCCTCGAAGTTTTTATCAAACTACTCTTACTGAAGAAAAGTTGTTTGTTTACGAAAATCTATTAAAAACAGAAAAGCAACAGGCGGTCCTGAGGGTAGCACTCCACATATTTCCCGTAGAGGAAATTTTAGGTTATGCTAAAAAGCATGTTTATTTAGAGTTTTTTCTTGGGTTAGGGTTCTTTGGATTAGGGGTCATTGGTTTTTGGTTTTTTAAACGGTCTGAAAGGTTGATACAGAGGATCGAAGACCTTGAGAGATGGAAGTTTATCTCTCAGGTCCTTGCTCATGAGATGAAAAATCCTTTAGCCAGTATAAAGGGTTTTACCCAGTTAATTCTTAAAAAAACTCCAGAAGAAAAGACCCAAAAGGCCCTTAATCTTATCCTAAAAGAAACCTTAAGGATGGAAAAACTTTTACAAACCCTAAATTCTTATACCCATCCCCAAAAGCCAAATTTCTCCTCTTTTGACTTATACAGCTTTTTAACAGAAGTTATCGAAACCTTTAAACTTCTTTATCCTGAGGCAGACTTGAGAGTAACTCTTGAGGGAAAAAACTTTATGGTAGTTTCTGACCAAGATAAACTAAAAGAGATACTGATAAACCTTTTGGAAAATGCCTGGCAAGCCTCTCAAGAGGCAGGCAACTTAAGGGTGGATTTAGGTTTAATTTCTGAAAAGACTTTTTATATTATTTACATAAAAGATTTTGGAAAAGGGATTCCTCAAGAGTTGATACCTAAAATTTGGGAACCCTTTTTTACCACAAAAGCCAAAGGCATGGGCCTTGGTTTGACTATAGTCAAAAACCTATGTGAGGAACTAAATTGCAGGATTGAGCTTAAATCAGAACCTTCTTCTGGGACAGAGGTATGGATAAAAATCCCTCGATAG
- a CDS encoding sigma-54-dependent transcriptional regulator, with amino-acid sequence MDKNPSIVIVEDDTSFASFLEMTFQEENYKVWVFHNPETALFHLPELNPDIVITDLKMPGLDGITFIKKAKKILPETVFLVITAFGTIPSAVEAMKAGAVDYLTKPLSSPEELLAKVNLYLKKFKKSPSFYPADLPPLEVVFAGMEDLYEQLIEIAPTDATVCLLGETGTGKSLIAKIIHVLSGRKGPFVEINCAALPENLVEAELFGYEKGAFTGAIKTKPGKFELAREGTLFLDEISEMSLTVQAKFLRVLQDKAFERLGGLETLKTDARFIVATNKDLEKLVAEGIFREDLFYRINVFSFYLPPLRDRKKHLKTIVQYLLEKICQKLGKPLKPLSPSSWEKLENYSFPGNIRELENILERAVILSKGDMIEVEIPFKAKDLFQDKTTLKDDLQIKNLEKKAILKALEVTKGNKPEAAKLLGISLKTLYNKLKDLGLKE; translated from the coding sequence ATGGATAAAAATCCCTCGATAGTTATCGTAGAAGACGATACCTCCTTTGCAAGTTTCTTAGAGATGACCTTTCAGGAGGAAAACTATAAAGTTTGGGTTTTTCATAACCCCGAAACTGCTTTGTTTCACCTTCCTGAACTCAATCCAGATATCGTAATCACCGACCTTAAAATGCCAGGTCTTGACGGCATCACTTTTATCAAAAAAGCTAAAAAAATCCTTCCGGAAACGGTTTTTCTTGTGATTACAGCTTTTGGCACCATCCCTTCAGCGGTTGAAGCTATGAAAGCAGGGGCGGTAGATTACCTTACCAAGCCTCTTTCTTCTCCAGAAGAGCTTTTAGCTAAAGTAAACCTTTATCTTAAAAAATTTAAAAAATCCCCCTCCTTTTACCCAGCAGATTTGCCCCCGCTTGAGGTTGTTTTTGCAGGGATGGAAGACCTTTATGAACAACTGATCGAAATTGCCCCTACAGATGCCACCGTCTGCCTCTTAGGAGAAACAGGCACCGGGAAAAGTTTAATCGCCAAGATAATCCATGTTTTAAGCGGAAGAAAAGGGCCTTTTGTAGAAATAAACTGTGCGGCTTTGCCTGAAAATTTAGTAGAAGCTGAACTTTTTGGCTATGAAAAAGGGGCTTTTACCGGTGCTATAAAGACTAAACCTGGTAAGTTTGAACTTGCAAGAGAAGGCACCCTTTTTCTCGACGAAATCTCGGAGATGAGCCTTACCGTGCAGGCTAAATTCTTAAGAGTGCTTCAAGATAAAGCCTTTGAAAGATTAGGAGGCCTTGAAACCCTGAAAACAGACGCAAGATTTATCGTAGCCACCAACAAAGACTTAGAAAAACTTGTAGCTGAAGGGATTTTTCGAGAAGACCTATTTTACAGGATTAACGTTTTTTCTTTTTATCTTCCTCCACTTAGGGATAGGAAAAAACATCTAAAAACCATCGTCCAATATCTCTTAGAAAAAATCTGTCAGAAGCTGGGGAAACCTTTAAAACCACTAAGTCCATCTTCCTGGGAAAAACTTGAAAACTACTCTTTCCCAGGAAACATAAGAGAACTTGAGAACATTCTTGAAAGGGCAGTGATACTTAGTAAAGGAGACATGATAGAAGTAGAAATCCCCTTTAAAGCAAAGGACCTGTTTCAAGACAAGACGACCCTAAAAGATGACTTACAGATTAAAAACTTAGAGAAAAAAGCCATACTTAAAGCCCTTGAAGTTACTAAGGGGAATAAACCTGAAGCAGCCAAACTTCTTGGGATATCCCTTAAGACCCTTTATAACAAACTAAAAGACTTAGGCTTGAAAGAATAA
- a CDS encoding alpha-hydroxy-acid oxidizing protein, whose amino-acid sequence MTWEEVKKNAKEKLKGFCRVCPVCNGVACAGEVPGMGGLGTGSAFKANLEALNRYKFNLTAIHEVKTPSTETELFGQTLTLPVMAAPITGTTYNMGGAITEDVYTEEVIAGSLMAGTIGWTGDGADPLMYSSGINAIKKFDGKGIPIIKPRSQEEIIKRIRMAEEAGALAVGVDIDGAGLITMALKGQPVSPKTPKEIEELVKATSLPFVLKGIMTVKDAEIAYNCGVSCIVVSNHGGRVLDHTPGVADVLPEITARFKGKMTIIADGGVRSGADVLKLLALGADAVLIGRPVVIAVFGGMREGLKIYFDKIKNELIQTMLLTGVASVKNVPSNILVKI is encoded by the coding sequence ATGACTTGGGAAGAGGTGAAAAAGAATGCTAAAGAAAAACTAAAAGGATTTTGCAGGGTTTGTCCGGTGTGTAATGGAGTTGCCTGTGCAGGTGAGGTGCCTGGGATGGGTGGACTTGGAACTGGGTCTGCCTTTAAGGCTAATTTAGAGGCCTTAAACCGTTATAAATTTAACCTTACTGCAATTCACGAGGTTAAAACCCCTTCTACCGAAACGGAATTATTTGGTCAAACCTTAACCCTTCCTGTTATGGCAGCACCTATAACCGGGACTACCTATAACATGGGAGGTGCTATCACCGAAGATGTTTATACCGAAGAGGTTATAGCTGGGTCTCTTATGGCTGGAACCATCGGATGGACAGGAGATGGTGCAGACCCGTTGATGTATTCAAGTGGTATAAATGCCATTAAAAAGTTTGATGGCAAAGGTATCCCTATCATCAAACCAAGGTCTCAAGAAGAAATAATCAAAAGGATCCGTATGGCAGAAGAAGCAGGCGCTTTAGCAGTTGGGGTAGACATAGACGGTGCAGGGCTTATTACCATGGCTTTAAAAGGACAACCTGTAAGTCCTAAAACTCCTAAGGAAATCGAAGAGTTGGTAAAAGCTACCTCTTTACCCTTTGTACTCAAAGGTATCATGACAGTAAAAGATGCTGAGATTGCTTATAACTGTGGGGTTTCGTGTATAGTGGTTTCTAACCATGGAGGAAGGGTTTTAGACCATACACCAGGAGTGGCTGATGTTTTGCCAGAAATCACCGCAAGGTTTAAAGGGAAAATGACCATCATCGCAGACGGTGGGGTAAGAAGTGGGGCAGATGTGTTAAAACTACTTGCCCTTGGGGCTGATGCGGTGCTTATAGGGAGACCTGTTGTCATAGCTGTTTTTGGTGGGATGAGAGAAGGTCTTAAGATCTACTTTGATAAAATAAAAAACGAACTTATTCAAACCATGTTGTTAACTGGAGTAGCTTCAGTAAAGAACGTGCCATCAAACATCTTGGTAAAAATTTAA
- a CDS encoding PPC domain-containing DNA-binding protein, whose protein sequence is MEIIKEYRVKRIFQGRVPKGEDLFRWLTQKVNELGIKAGMVSGIGAVTRATIGYYDQIKREYVIKSFEQPMEVLSLKGNVSVKDGTSFVHLHVVLGKEDFTVVGGHLFEGSEVFAFEFEIVEFEGEAFQRGFDELTGLYLWQP, encoded by the coding sequence ATGGAAATTATAAAAGAATACAGAGTAAAGAGAATTTTTCAGGGAAGGGTTCCCAAAGGAGAGGATCTTTTCAGGTGGTTAACCCAAAAAGTTAACGAATTGGGTATTAAAGCCGGTATGGTTTCAGGGATTGGGGCTGTAACCAGGGCTACGATAGGATACTATGACCAAATAAAAAGGGAATATGTGATAAAAAGTTTTGAACAACCTATGGAGGTTCTAAGTCTAAAAGGAAACGTTTCAGTTAAAGACGGAACCTCTTTTGTGCATCTTCACGTAGTTTTAGGTAAAGAAGATTTTACTGTCGTCGGAGGTCATCTTTTTGAAGGTTCTGAGGTGTTTGCCTTTGAGTTTGAGATCGTAGAGTTTGAAGGAGAGGCTTTTCAAAGAGGTTTTGACGAGCTAACAGGTTTGTATCTCTGGCAACCTTAA
- a CDS encoding (Fe-S)-binding protein, translated as MAEKVIDASYFIHKLIKEGRITFSKPLEEEFTYHDPCHLKRSLNIWQEPRESLQKAGLKLKEMFESDICCGMGGSYSLKFPEISVKILERKLKNIQDTGANLVCTDCPGCIMQIRGGADKKGLAFKVKHSLEVLAERL; from the coding sequence ATGGCAGAAAAAGTGATAGATGCTTCATATTTTATCCATAAGCTTATCAAGGAAGGTAGAATCACCTTTAGTAAGCCTTTAGAAGAGGAATTCACCTATCATGATCCATGTCATCTAAAGCGTTCGTTAAACATCTGGCAAGAGCCAAGGGAATCTTTACAAAAAGCAGGGCTTAAGCTCAAAGAGATGTTTGAGTCAGATATATGCTGTGGTATGGGAGGTTCTTATTCTTTAAAATTTCCAGAGATCTCGGTAAAAATCCTTGAAAGAAAACTGAAAAACATACAGGATACAGGGGCAAATCTTGTATGTACTGACTGCCCTGGATGTATCATGCAGATAAGGGGTGGGGCTGATAAAAAAGGGTTAGCCTTTAAGGTAAAACATTCATTAGAAGTTCTTGCAGAGAGGTTGTAA